A single genomic interval of Candidatus Jordarchaeales archaeon harbors:
- a CDS encoding YkgJ family cysteine cluster protein: MPFLPWRFFHSWSCLMCGECCEKFNVSLTPSEALLLVKGYGEEVVERKGGKVYLKRVGGRCIFQDGRACSIQSVKPSACKLWPFKVSSYPLRLEDKHLAEYDFAGLKLYVYLNTFCRGLNKGTPIWMVIPEAVAIHLGLTDKQAFTTSLTEASELKPIMIKKAKK, encoded by the coding sequence TTGCCCTTCCTTCCATGGCGCTTCTTCCATTCCTGGAGCTGCCTAATGTGCGGCGAGTGCTGCGAAAAGTTCAACGTGAGCCTCACACCATCAGAAGCCCTCCTCTTGGTGAAGGGGTACGGTGAAGAGGTCGTCGAGAGAAAAGGAGGGAAGGTGTATTTAAAACGTGTGGGCGGAAGGTGCATCTTCCAAGATGGGAGGGCGTGCAGCATACAAAGCGTTAAGCCGTCAGCCTGCAAGTTGTGGCCATTTAAGGTTTCAAGCTACCCATTGAGGCTTGAAGACAAGCACCTAGCAGAGTACGACTTCGCCGGACTAAAACTCTACGTCTACCTCAACACGTTCTGCCGCGGGCTAAACAAGGGGACACCCATATGGATGGTCATACCCGAAGCAGTAGCAATCCACCTAGGATTAACAGACAAACAAGCGTTCACAACGTCACTCACCGAGGCCAGCGAACTAAAACCAATCATGATCAAAAAAGCGAAAAAGTAA
- a CDS encoding 4-hydroxyphenylacetate 3-hydroxylase family protein, with protein MVLMTGEEYIRSLKKRRVRVFALGEEVTDPTEHPLLRPSLNAVAETYNLAHEPGYEWLATAKSHLTGETVNRFTHIHQNTHDLVCKVKLLRVLCERTGTCIQRCVGWDALNALYIATYEIDAKHGTNYHERLKKYLEYVQRNDLMCAGAMTDVKGDRSLRPHEQRDPDMYVRVVEKRDDGIVVRGAKAHTTGCVHSHEIIALPTRAMDEKDADYAVAFAVPTDAKGVTLVVGRQMGDYRRVMGDWMDIGNYMYSSSGHETLTIFDDVFVPWERVFMCGETEFTGLVVETFSSYHRQNYGGCKAGMGDVLIGATALAALYNGIMEASHVRDKLVEMVHMNETLYSCALACSYEGYATPSGAYRPEPLLANVCKLNVTRAPYEMARLAQDIAGGIVATMPSERDLKNEKVGRYVEKYLRGNADYPAEHRMRAIRLIENLTMSTGYLVESLHGAGSPQTQKIMISRQMNLKEKMKNAARLAGITF; from the coding sequence ATGGTTTTGATGACGGGTGAGGAGTACATTAGGAGCTTAAAGAAGAGGCGTGTAAGAGTCTTTGCTTTGGGCGAGGAGGTAACCGACCCAACGGAGCACCCGCTGCTTAGGCCTTCTCTTAACGCTGTGGCTGAAACCTACAATTTGGCTCATGAACCTGGCTACGAGTGGCTTGCAACTGCAAAGTCCCACCTTACAGGTGAGACCGTTAACAGGTTCACTCACATACACCAGAACACCCACGACCTCGTCTGCAAGGTTAAGCTGCTGAGGGTTCTCTGCGAGAGGACTGGGACGTGTATTCAGAGGTGTGTCGGCTGGGACGCTCTAAACGCCCTGTACATAGCAACGTACGAGATAGATGCGAAGCATGGAACGAACTACCATGAGAGGCTGAAGAAATACCTGGAGTACGTTCAGCGAAACGACTTAATGTGTGCAGGCGCCATGACGGACGTTAAGGGTGACAGGAGCCTGAGGCCGCACGAGCAGCGTGACCCTGACATGTACGTGAGAGTCGTCGAGAAGAGGGACGACGGGATCGTTGTTAGGGGGGCTAAGGCGCACACGACGGGTTGCGTGCACTCTCACGAGATAATCGCTCTCCCGACGAGGGCGATGGACGAGAAAGACGCAGACTACGCTGTGGCATTCGCAGTCCCAACGGATGCTAAGGGTGTTACACTCGTAGTTGGAAGGCAGATGGGTGACTACAGAAGGGTTATGGGTGACTGGATGGACATTGGAAACTACATGTACAGTTCGAGCGGGCACGAGACCTTAACCATATTCGACGACGTCTTCGTCCCATGGGAGAGGGTTTTCATGTGCGGTGAAACAGAGTTCACGGGCCTCGTCGTAGAGACTTTTTCGTCATATCACAGGCAGAACTACGGCGGATGCAAAGCTGGAATGGGGGATGTGCTCATAGGGGCGACAGCGCTGGCAGCCCTATACAACGGCATAATGGAAGCCTCCCACGTGAGGGATAAGCTTGTGGAAATGGTGCACATGAACGAAACCCTCTACTCCTGCGCTTTAGCCTGCAGCTACGAGGGCTACGCGACGCCGTCGGGTGCCTACAGGCCGGAGCCACTGCTCGCAAACGTGTGCAAGCTCAATGTGACTAGGGCGCCTTACGAGATGGCTAGGCTGGCTCAAGACATAGCTGGGGGAATAGTTGCAACAATGCCCAGCGAAAGGGACTTGAAAAACGAGAAGGTAGGAAGGTACGTGGAGAAGTACCTGCGAGGAAACGCGGATTACCCAGCAGAGCACAGGATGAGGGCCATACGGCTAATAGAGAACCTCACTATGAGCACAGGATACCTAGTCGAGTCGCTTCACGGCGCGGGATCACCACAAACCCAGAAGATAATGATCTCGAGACAAATGAACCTCAAAGAGAAAATGAAGAACGCGGCAAGACTGGCAGGAATAACCTTTTAA